From a single Maniola hyperantus chromosome 3, iAphHyp1.2, whole genome shotgun sequence genomic region:
- the LOC117996589 gene encoding troponin C, isoallergen Bla g 6.0101-like — MDELDKEQINILRKAFDVFDHEKKGCIGTVMVGTILQMLGHTITDDILKEIIDEVDADGSGELEFEEFVTLASRFMVEEDAEAMQAELKEAFRLYDKEGNGYITTAVLREILRELDDKISPAELDMMIEEIDSDGSGTVDFDEFMEVMTGGDD; from the exons atg GATGAACTTGACAAAGAGCAGATCAACA ttcTCAGGAAGGCCTTCGATGTTTTTGATCATGAAAAAAAGGGCTGCATCGGTACAGTGATGGTCGGGACTATCCTCCAGATGCTGGGGCACACCATCACAGATGATATCCTCAAAGAAATCATCGATGAAGTGGACGCGGACG GTTCCGGCGAGCTGGAATTTGAAGAGTTCGTGACCTTAGCATCGAGGTTCATGGTTGAGGAAGATGCAGAGGCCATGCAAGCTGAACTGAAGGAAGCATTCCGTTTATATGATAAGGAAG GTAACGGTTACATCACAACAGCTGTTCTACGAGAGATTCTCAGAGAGCTCGACGACAAGATCAGCCCCGCAGAGTTGGACATGATGATTGAGGAAATTGACTCTGACGGCTCTGGAACAGTTGActttgatg AATTTATGGAGGTCATGACTGGAGGAGACGATTGA
- the LOC117996590 gene encoding troponin C, isoallergen Bla g 6.0101-like isoform X2: MDELDQSQIQMLKKAFDTFDHDKKGVIETDMIGTILEMLGQELDDGTLSDIIKEYDEHGTGTLEFTQFCSLAARFLTEEIDAEAMLAELREAFRLYDREGNGYITTDVLKEIFKELDNTLSAEELEAMITEIDADGSGTVDFDEFLEVMTGE; the protein is encoded by the exons ATG GATGAACTTGATCAGAGCCAGATACAAA TGTTGAAGAAGGCTTTCGATACTTTCGATCATGATAAAAAGGGTGTCATTGAAACGGACATGATTGGAACAATTCTGGAAATGTTAGGTCAAGAATTAGATGACGGCACATTATCAGACATTATCAAAGAATATGATGAACATG GTACCGGAACGCTAGAGTTCACACAGTTTTGTTCGTTAGCGGCTAGGTTTCTAACTGAAGAGATCGACGCTGAAGCTATGCTTGCCGAACTAAGAGAAGCATTCCGGTTGTATGACAGAGAAG GAAACGGCTACATCACCACGGACGTTCTAAAAGAGATCTTCAAAGAATTAGACAATACCTTATCGGCTGAGGAGTTGGAAGCCATGATCACAGAGATTGACGCTGACGGCTCGGGAACCGTTGATTTTGATg aattCCTGGAAGTAATGACTGGAG
- the LOC117996590 gene encoding troponin C, isoallergen Bla g 6.0101-like isoform X1, producing MDELDQSQIQMLKKAFDTFDHDKKGVIETDMIGTILEMLGQELDDGTLSDIIKEYDEHGTGTLEFTQFCSLAARFLTEEIDAEAMLAELREAFRLYDREGNGYITTDVLKEIFKELDNTLSAEELEAMITEIDADGSGTVDFDEFLEVMTGE from the exons ATG GATGAACTTGATCAGAGCCAGATACAAA TGTTGAAGAAGGCTTTCGATACTTTCGATCATGATAAAAAGGGTGTCATTGAAACGGACATGATTGGAACAATTCTGGAAATGTTAGGTCAAGAATTAGATGACGGCACATTATCAGACATTATCAAAGAATATGATGAACATG GTACCGGAACGCTAGAGTTCACACAGTTTTGTTCGTTAGCGGCTAGGTTTCTAACTGAAGAGATCGACGCTGAAGCTATGCTTGCCGAACTAAGAGAAGCATTCCGGTTGTATGACAGAGAAG GAAACGGCTACATCACCACGGACGTTCTAAAAGAGATCTTCAAAGAATTAGACAATACCTTATCGGCTGAGGAGTTGGAAGCCATGATCACAGAGATTGACGCTGACGGCTCGGGAACCGTTGATTTTGATg aattCCTGGAAGTAATGACTGGAGAGTGA